GACTCCACTACCTTGTACTGTATCCCTCGGTGGAAGCTGTAAGTCTTCACAATTAACAGGGCCTCAAATTTGTCCTGAAATTGCTTACCAACCTGGAACTCTGTCAGACCTGGAGACCCTTCCGCATCCCTAGCGCCAAACCTAGCAGGCTGCCCCGGAACCCCCTCCTGCCTCATGGCATCCAAGTCTAAGGATGAAAAATATGGAGGGTACTGCTGTGTGCCAGAGCTAGAACCACCTCCCGCCCCAACAGGATCACTCGCTCCGATATCATCGCCACTGTCATCAGCAATCATATTCGGCTCGACATCATCGTCCTCTGGATCATCCAAAAATTGCTCTCCAACCCCACCCGGTGCAGCACACTGTAAAGAGGTCGGCCGAAATTTCCCTATTCCAACTTCGTCGCCTACACTGGCGTTGAGATCAGCAGCGAAGGAAGGAGAGGCGACAGGTTGGAGGGGTGGCTCGTACGCAGGGACGGAGGTAGAAGCAACGACATGTCTGGAGCTAGAACCAGCTACCGTGGCTAAAGTGGTGGTATTCTGGTTCGAACCTCCCGAGCTCGATACCACATCAACCAACTTTGCCAACAGCTCTGGTATCCTCACTTCCGGAAACTGACGGCGACATTGAAACATGACCTGCAAGTTCTCATCACTCCCGATCGTGAAACAATCATACTTCACGGTGTCTTGGAGCACCGTGATTGGAATGCGATAGAAGAACTTCTTAACCCGTTTCACACCATCCAGACCCAGTTTCATCAGCACAGTGCTAAGAAGGTCATCGTACCTTACCGTAGGCCTCACGATAATACAGAGAGGATCCTTATCAGTGAATTTCACACCAGAACGTGTCTTTCTCTTAATCGATCCTCTGTGGTGAACCAACACCacaaaactctcctcactagccattCTACCCCTCTAATGAGAGCAACTCACgtcaacaatatatatatacaactcTGCTCCTTTATAGTTCAAACCAGCCTGATTTGAATTACAATTTGAGTAATTCGAATTAAGCCAATTCGAATTATGTTGTATAGCGTGCATGAGAGGAGTTCGAATCAGCTTTATTCGAATTACAAATGGAGCAATTCGAATTGGCCTAATTCGATTTATGCTTAGTTCAGGCttcatagtaattcgaattgcCTCAATTCGAATTGTCTCAATTCGAATTACATTCAATCCACGTTCGAAACAATGTGATTCGAACTACATATATTTGTGCATTGGTTGATTGGTGAAACGGATTTTGTTTTGACTGATTCACGTAAATTCTTTCTCCCCATGGCTTATTCTTGTTTTTTACCCTACTTGTATTAATCAATATAACTTTTAATGTGAGATTAACTTTAtgattaatttagtattttttttataaaaaaatatttattagaccaaaaaataaatatattagatcaatttttattttaaaatacgaAGATACAGAgcaacaatattaaaaaattataacaaaaaatagtaaaatataaaataataggaACAAACGCAATAAAATTTTATCCAATATTCACATGCATCATCTGCAAAGGCTTCTAaaatgctctttttttttttacctaatTCTTGGatctatttctttattttaatccATGACATTAGTTATTGTAATAAGCATATATAGTTATCCaatctttaattaaaaatgtttgCACCGTTTTAAATGTCTTTTTGTTAAAATGCTTGAGTTCAACACAAATTCAGAGTAATATTCGACTTAAAGAACTAAATATATTAGACTAAATgaaaatattattgaataattataattatttttaaattctaccGTTTCTCACAGTGATGATAGACT
The genomic region above belongs to Arachis duranensis cultivar V14167 chromosome 3, aradu.V14167.gnm2.J7QH, whole genome shotgun sequence and contains:
- the LOC107478632 gene encoding uncharacterized protein LOC107478632, which codes for MASEESFVVLVHHRGSIKRKTRSGVKFTDKDPLCIIVRPTVRYDDLLSTVLMKLGLDGVKRVKKFFYRIPITVLQDTVKYDCFTIGSDENLQVMFQCRRQFPEVRIPELLAKLVDVVSSSGGSNQNTTTLATVAGSSSRHVVASTSVPAYEPPLQPVASPSFAADLNASVGDEVGIGKFRPTSLQCAAPGGVGEQFLDDPEDDDVEPNMIADDSGDDIGASDPVGAGGGSSSGTQQYPPYFSSLDLDAMRQEGVPGQPARFGARDAEGSPGLTEFQVGKQFQDKFEALLIVKTYSFHRGIQYKVVESDSRRYVGKCSEFGNGCTWLIRLSLRQCKGIWEVKRYNGPHTCLATSISSDHRSLDYHVISAFIMPMVRADASVSIKVLLNATAAHFGFRPTYRRVWLAK